The Streptomyces sp. M92 nucleotide sequence GAGTTCCACGCCTTCTTCGAGCGCCACTACGCGGAACTCGCCCGGCTCGCCCACCTGCTGACCGGCGAACCGGACGCCGCCGACGACCTCGCGGCGGACGCCCTGCTGGCCCTGTGGCACCGCTGGGACCGGGTCCGCGCCGCCGACCGTCCGGCGGCGTACGCGCGCGGCGTCGTCGCCAACCTCGCCCGTACCCGCGTCCGCACCGCCGTGCGCGAGCGCAGACGGGTCGCCCTGTTCTGGTCGCAGCGCGAGGAGAGGACGGAGAACCCGGACGTCGCCGGGGTGGTGGACGTGCAGGAGGCGCTGCGCCGGCTGCCGTTCCGCAAGCGGGCGTGCGTGGTGCTGCGCCATGCGTTCGACCTCTCGGAGAAGGACACGGCGCTCGCCCTGGGCGTCTCGGTGGGTACGGTGAAGAGCCAGACGTCGAAGGGGATGGCCGAATTACAGCGGCTGCTGGGCACGCGGGCGGCCGTCGGGCAGGTGCACGCGGCGATCGCGCGCAGTGGCGGGACCGCGGGAAGGAACCGATGACCGGGCGGCGGGACGTGGACGAGGAGCTGCGGGCCCGGCTGCACGAGGCGGCCGGGGCGCACCGGCCCGACCGGGCGCGCATCCTGACGCGGGTGGAGCGCGGCATGGCGGGCGGGGGCCGCCCGGTCCACCACCGGACGACGCGTCCGCCGCTGCCGGGCTGGGCGCGGGTGGCCGGGGCGACGGCCGCCGTGGCGGGGGTCCTCGCCGTCGGCGGCTACGCGGTCGCCTCCGCGCTGAAGGACGACGCTCCCGAGCGGCGTTCAGTCGCCGCCGCCTCGTCGACCCCGAGCACCGCACCCGGCTCGAAGGCCCCGGACGCCCCCGTCCCTTCCCGTCCGCCCGCCTCCGCCGCGGCCGACGGCCCGCTGTGGTCGAACGGCGCGGTGGACCCGCACAGCAACGAGTTCTGGGCGCAGAACAACGTCACCCTCAGGACCGCCGAGGCCCTGACCGCGCTCACCGTGGAACTGAGGGTGGCGCAGACCGGCGGGGTCACCTCGACCGGCGCCTGGCGCTCCCTGCCCGAGGACGACTTCGACTTCGCCGTCGGCGAGCGGGACGGCTTCCTGGTGTACCGGTGGACGCTGAAGGAGGGCCGTACGGTCCCGGCGGGCGAGTGGGTGTTCGCCGGCCAGTACGACCACGCCCGCGGGGGCCGGGACGCGCAGGCCGACCGCTACACCGCGACGGCCGCCGCCGGGTCCGGCGGGCTCTCGGTGCGGGGTGACTTCGCAGCCCGCGACGGCGGTTCGTGAGCCAGCGGTTCGTGAAACGACCGGCGGGGCGTTCCCCGTTTCAGGACCGGATGCCGGTGACCGAATCCAGCCACGCGAAGGCGGCCTCCTGCATGCGCCCGGGGAAGGCGTGTCCTGCCTCCGGCCAGGTCTCGGTGCGCAGCCGGCCGGCGGCGCCGAGCGAGTGCCAGACGGCGCGCAGCCGGGTGTGGGCGGTGCGGACGCCCTCGGCGGTGAACAGCGGGTCCCGTCCTCCGCCGAGGAAGAGCATGGGCTTCGGCGCGGCGATGCTCGCCACGTCGGGCAGGTCGAGGTGGCGGGCGAGCCCGGGGTGCAGCATGTGGAACGCCGACTGCCCGCGCAGGGTGTTGCTGCCGGGCACCAGCAAGCCCTTGAGGCCGGTCATCCAGCACACGCTCACCGCGGCGGCGACGTCGTCGCTGAGGGCGGCGGCCTGCCAGGCGCGGTAGCCGCCCATGGAGAAGCCGACGGCCGCGACCCGGCGGGCGTCCACCCGGTCGAGGCCGGCCAGGAAGCCGGCGGCGCGCTGGTCCTCGCGGGCCAGCAGCCCGGCCAGCGAGCTGCCGAGGTGGAAGAGGTTGCTCGCGAGGGCCTGCTGCCGCTCGTAGGCGAGCGGTTCGCGGTCGCCCCAGCCCAGGGCGTCCGCGCAGAACACCACGTAGCCCCGCCGGGCCAGTTCGTCGCCCGGGAAGCGCCCGTCGAAGTGCCGGTCCGCCCACTCCTCGGCGGCGGCGAGCCGGGTGTCGTCGTACCAGGGCCGGACCGCCTTCTCCTTGCCGATGTCGAAACGCGAGCCGTGGTCGTGCAGGAACAGGACGGCCGGGAAGGGCCCGGGGCCCCGCGGGGTGAGCAGGGCGCCGCGGACCCGTCCGTACCGGGTCAGGGAGAGGGTGACCAGCTCCCGCGTGTACCCGTCGCCGTCCTCGCGGGCGGTGGACTCGGGGGCGTACGGGGTGTCGTCCTGCCGGTCGACGAGGAGGTGCGCCTCCACGGTGGCGCGGGCGGTGCGCCGCCACGCCTCGAAGTCCCGGACCGGCGAGGTGCCCCAGGCGAGCGGGAAGGTCAGCTCGTCCTTGAGCGCCGGGTGGAAGCCGGGGAGCACACCGGGCGGATCACCTCCGGCGGTCATACGGCCGCCAGTCGCCGAGGTACGCCTCCCGCGTGTGGGCGGCGGCCTCGGCGCGGGTGAGCTGGGGCCGGTTCTCCGGCACGGTGACCGCGGCGCCCGGTCCGGTGTTGCGGTACTCGGCGAACCGCTGCTCCTGCCAGGGGTGGGCGTCCCGCATGTTGGCGTACGGCGCCACCGCGTCGATGCCCGCGCCGAGGCGCGTCTCGCGCACGGTGAGCATGGGGCGGGCGGTGGTGTCGGAGCTGGGCACCCAGGGGCGGGCCAGCTTGTAGTAGCCGTCGGGGGCCTCGCTGGTGATCCGGCCCCGCGTCACCAGGTAGCCGCGCGGGTTGGCGCCCGCGGTGGACGGCGCGAAGACGAAGCCGTACGGGGCGCCGGACAGGTCGGTGCGGACCAGGGTGCGGAAGTGGCAGTCCTCGTACACGGCCGTGGCCCGGCCGAAGACGAAGTCGACGTCGCCCTCGACGTAGCAGTGGGCGAAGTACTGGCGGGCGAAGTGGCCGAGGTCGCGGGTGTCGGCGTAGAGGGTGTCCTGGTGGCCGAGGAAGCGGCAGTGGTGGAAGGCGCTGCGGTCGCCCTGGACCTTGATGGCTACGGCCTGGGTGCCGCTGAGGCCGGGGTGGTCGGCGCGCAGCCAGTCGTTGGCGAAGGTGATCCGGTGGGCGGTGAAGCCGTCGGCCCGCACGGTGGTGGTGGCCGACCCGCTGGTGCCGTGGTTGCCGGAGCCGTCCGGCTTGGGGGTGCCGGCCGCGTTGTCGTAGACGATGACGACGTCACGGGGGTCGTGGGAGGCGCCGATCCAGGTCGCGTCGGTGCGGTCGGCGGCCACGGACACCGTCTCGCGGTAGGTGCCGGGTGCGAGGACCAGCGTCCAGCCGGGGCCCTCGGCCGCGGTCACGGCGGCTTGGACGGAGGTGAAGTCGCCCCGTCCGTGCGGGTCGACGTACAGGGTCTTCGGGGTGCGGCGGTCGGCCGGCGAGCCGTACCGGCCGAACGGGCGCGGGCGACGGGGGCCGGCGGCGGCCGGGCCGGCCGCGAGGCCGACGGCGGCGCCCGTGGCGGCGGTGGTCAGGAGGAAGCCTCGGCGGGACAGGGCGGGTCGGGGCATGCGGGTGCTCTCCTTCGGGGCGCGGGAGGGAGGGGAGGGCCGGGGCGGTGCGGGCGCCCCGGCCCGGTTCGGGGGCGGGCGTCAGCGCAGGCGGCCGGCGCCCGCGCCGTGGCCGACGACGAAGGGGACGGCCCAGGCGGGGAGGACCTTGGTGCGCAGGGTGGGTGTCCAGCCCGCGCCCGACTGGAGGGTCTCGTCCGGGATCTGGGCGTTGTGCACGGCGATCAGGTCGACGGAGCGGCCGTTGACCCGGTTGTGCGCGGCGGTGACCGGCGCCTCGCTCCACTTCTTGAGCACCTTCGCGGGGCTGACGCCGTCCGGCAGGGTGAAGGCGTTGTGCTCGGCGACGAGCTGGGACTCCTTGCCGACGCCGAAGCTGTAGGAGTAGTCCTCGCCGGCCACGAAGTGGTTGTTGTAGACGTCGACCTGGCCGAACCGCACCCGGGGCGCGCGCTCGACGAGGTCCTTGAAGAGGTTGTGGTGGAAGGTCGTCTTCAGGTGGCCGCGGTCGACGGCAGCCGTCGACTCGCTGTCGCTGTTGCCGATGAGGATCGTCTTGTCGTGCTCGGTGAAGACGTTCCAGGAGGCGGTGACGTAGTCGGCGCCCTTCACGATGTCGAGCTGGCCGTCGTGCTGCTGGTACAGCATGCCGAAGTAGGTGGGCGCGGCGCTGTCGGGGTGCTCGCCGTCGGTGAAGGTGTTGTGGTCCAGCCAGACGTGCGTCGAGCCGTACACCACGGCGCTGTCGTACTCGGAGTTCCAGTTGCCCTTGTCCCCGTCGGTGGGGTCCCACTGCGGGAAGCAGTCCACGGGGCTCTCGAAGGTCAGGTTGCGGACGATGACGTTGTCCACGCCCTTGATCTGGAGGCTGGCGCCCTTGAGCCCGGCGTCGCGGCCCACGCCGATGATGGTGGTGTTGGAGGGAACGCTCGCCTTGATGGACCGGTCCTGCCGCTCGGCCGAGGCACGGCGCAGCCCCTCGGGGCTGTCGTCGGGCTCGTCGCTCAGGTCGGTCTCCCTGCCCCAGCTCTCCGGTGCGTACTTCTCCAGGTAAGCGTCGAAGTCGTAGCCGGGCGCGGCGAAGGCCTCGCAGCCCTCGGACACGGCGTCGATCGTGCCCTTCACCTTGACGATCCGCGGCGCGGTGCCCTCCACCGCGAGGGCGGCCTTGAACTCGGCCCAGGTGGAGACGGTGAAGACGCGCTCCCGGGCGGCGTCCGCCCCGCCGGTGGTACCGGTGCCGTGGGAGGCCCAGCCGTCGTTGGCCGGCAGGGTCTGCCGGGCGGTGTCGCGGGGGTGGTGGCCGGGGCGGGCCTGCGCGGTGGCGGCGGTGAGGCTCAGGACGAGGGCGGTGCAGCCGACGAGCGCGGCGGTTCTCTTCATGGCATGCCCATGCCATCTCGATGTGCTCATGGTGCGGCTCTCCTTTTCCGGAGGTCGGTGGGTGTTACGCGAGGTCCGCTGCGGGCCATTCGATCCAGGACTCGGGGACCTCCTCGTCCAGCCGGCGCACGTCCCGGTGCGCCAGCACCCGCGTGCGCAGCAGCTCCCGCGCGACGAGCCGGGCGACCGCGATCGCACCGGGCGGGTTGAAGTGGGTGTTGTCCTGCTCGGTGGCGGTCCAGTTGAAGTACGCCTTGGTCTCCTCGGCACCGAGCCGCTGCCACAGCGCGAGCGACAACGCCTGGACGTCGAGCAGGGCCACGCCCTCCTGACGGGCGAGCGCCCGCATCGCCGCCGGGTACTCCCCGTGGCTCGGCCGCGCGTCGCCCGCCGCGTCGAACCGCCGCCGCTCGACGGGCGTGGCCAGCACCGGCCGCGCCCCGCGGGCCCGCGCCCCGTCGACGTACAGCCGCAGATGGTTCTGGTACGTCGTCCAGGGCTCGGTGTAGCGGGCGGGGTCCGCCGCCTTCTCGTCGTTGTGCGCGAACTGGATCAGCAGGAAGTCGCCGGGCCGGATCGCGTCGAGGACGACGTCCAGCCGCCCCTCGTCGACGAAGCTCTTGGAACTCCGCCCGTTCACGGCGTGGTTGGCGACCCGGAGCCCCTTGCGAAGGAAGAAGGGCAACGCCATCCCCCATCCGGTCTCGGGCGCGGCGTCGGCGTATTTCTGCGCGGCGGTGGAATCACCGGCGATGTAGAGGGTGCGGGGGCGGTGCCCGCCGGCACGTGCGGTACCGGCGGCGGCGACCGCCAGAGGAACGGCCGAGACGGCGGCCGCGGTGACTTGTCTTCGGCTGAGGACCACGCTGGGTACCTTTCAGAAGGGGGAAGGTGACTCACCCAAGGGGCGCGGGGCTGTATCGATGTGCGGCTCCGCCGCGTGGGCGCGACCAGCCAGGGACGGCCCGCAGCCCGCGCACAACGGACCGCCCCACGGCGAAACCCGGAAAGAACTAACCCATCTGCTCGGTCCACTCCGCCTGCGCCTCGTTCAGCTTCTCGGCCAGGTCGTCCAGAAAGTCCTTCGCGCTCATCTCATCGAGCAGCACCTTCTGGAACCCCGGCTCACTCTCCGACTTGGACAGCGTGTTCCAGTCCGGCAGGTAGTACGGCAGCTGGACGATGGTCGTGGACCCGTCGTTCAGCGCGTCCGCCGCCAGCTTCGTCGGCTCCGCCTTCTGGATCCACGCGTCCTTCGCGGCCTCCGTGTTCGACGGCACCTGCCCCGCCGACTCGTTGAACCGCGAGTTCTGCTCGTGCGACGTGGCGAACTCGATGAACTTCCAGGCGGCCTCCTTGTTCTTGGAGCTCTTGAAGATGCCGAGCCCGTCGACCGGGTTGGAGACCTGGACCCGCTTGCCGGAGGCGCCGACCGGCTGCGGGATGCCGCGGAACTTCTCGACGCCGAGCGCCTTCACGTGGTCCTGGTAGGAGCCCAGGTTGTGGTTGAGCATGCCGATCGTGCCGGTGTCCCACTGGGCGGTCATCTTGGCGAAGTCGTTGTTGACGTCGGCGGCCGGCGTGACCTTCTTGTAGAGGGCCGCGTACTTCTCCAGCGCCTCGACGTTCTTCGGGTCGTTTACCGT carries:
- a CDS encoding pectate lyase family protein encodes the protein MSTSRWHGHAMKRTAALVGCTALVLSLTAATAQARPGHHPRDTARQTLPANDGWASHGTGTTGGADAARERVFTVSTWAEFKAALAVEGTAPRIVKVKGTIDAVSEGCEAFAAPGYDFDAYLEKYAPESWGRETDLSDEPDDSPEGLRRASAERQDRSIKASVPSNTTIIGVGRDAGLKGASLQIKGVDNVIVRNLTFESPVDCFPQWDPTDGDKGNWNSEYDSAVVYGSTHVWLDHNTFTDGEHPDSAAPTYFGMLYQQHDGQLDIVKGADYVTASWNVFTEHDKTILIGNSDSESTAAVDRGHLKTTFHHNLFKDLVERAPRVRFGQVDVYNNHFVAGEDYSYSFGVGKESQLVAEHNAFTLPDGVSPAKVLKKWSEAPVTAAHNRVNGRSVDLIAVHNAQIPDETLQSGAGWTPTLRTKVLPAWAVPFVVGHGAGAGRLR
- a CDS encoding rhamnogalacturonan acetylesterase, with amino-acid sequence MVLSRRQVTAAAVSAVPLAVAAAGTARAGGHRPRTLYIAGDSTAAQKYADAAPETGWGMALPFFLRKGLRVANHAVNGRSSKSFVDEGRLDVVLDAIRPGDFLLIQFAHNDEKAADPARYTEPWTTYQNHLRLYVDGARARGARPVLATPVERRRFDAAGDARPSHGEYPAAMRALARQEGVALLDVQALSLALWQRLGAEETKAYFNWTATEQDNTHFNPPGAIAVARLVARELLRTRVLAHRDVRRLDEEVPESWIEWPAADLA
- a CDS encoding SigE family RNA polymerase sigma factor is translated as MGTFVDDAASAEFHAFFERHYAELARLAHLLTGEPDAADDLAADALLALWHRWDRVRAADRPAAYARGVVANLARTRVRTAVRERRRVALFWSQREERTENPDVAGVVDVQEALRRLPFRKRACVVLRHAFDLSEKDTALALGVSVGTVKSQTSKGMAELQRLLGTRAAVGQVHAAIARSGGTAGRNR
- a CDS encoding pectinesterase family protein translates to MPRPALSRRGFLLTTAATGAAVGLAAGPAAAGPRRPRPFGRYGSPADRRTPKTLYVDPHGRGDFTSVQAAVTAAEGPGWTLVLAPGTYRETVSVAADRTDATWIGASHDPRDVVIVYDNAAGTPKPDGSGNHGTSGSATTTVRADGFTAHRITFANDWLRADHPGLSGTQAVAIKVQGDRSAFHHCRFLGHQDTLYADTRDLGHFARQYFAHCYVEGDVDFVFGRATAVYEDCHFRTLVRTDLSGAPYGFVFAPSTAGANPRGYLVTRGRITSEAPDGYYKLARPWVPSSDTTARPMLTVRETRLGAGIDAVAPYANMRDAHPWQEQRFAEYRNTGPGAAVTVPENRPQLTRAEAAAHTREAYLGDWRPYDRRR
- a CDS encoding dienelactone hydrolase family protein, which codes for MTAGGDPPGVLPGFHPALKDELTFPLAWGTSPVRDFEAWRRTARATVEAHLLVDRQDDTPYAPESTAREDGDGYTRELVTLSLTRYGRVRGALLTPRGPGPFPAVLFLHDHGSRFDIGKEKAVRPWYDDTRLAAAEEWADRHFDGRFPGDELARRGYVVFCADALGWGDREPLAYERQQALASNLFHLGSSLAGLLAREDQRAAGFLAGLDRVDARRVAAVGFSMGGYRAWQAAALSDDVAAAVSVCWMTGLKGLLVPGSNTLRGQSAFHMLHPGLARHLDLPDVASIAAPKPMLFLGGGRDPLFTAEGVRTAHTRLRAVWHSLGAAGRLRTETWPEAGHAFPGRMQEAAFAWLDSVTGIRS